In Aliiglaciecola sp. LCG003, a genomic segment contains:
- a CDS encoding MFS transporter encodes MKGIILKFGLVQGGLTAINGMIAPIMFLLFMDKGLGLLEMGLLLATSTLFVILFEIPFGSLADNIGRKKVFLIGEACLLAVIVGFWMAEDFYSLMLFMALNGISTALFSGTLDALFVERFNQNKANSSMNLLEAQASLGSFQVLGLAIGAITAGLIPGWFEWLSSQLTYIDFYEVNFVLLLPFLVLHMFVTYRIIDESDLVKIKRPKNSLFKDMSEIISKTGAELVSCPILKVLLVMDFLGGVAFISLEQLWQPMLSGIIDEKESTWIFGVIYAMNFVCLGIGQGLSIPVAKLFKNNYAPMLIVCEFIIGGLFLLFALQGSLTGFISVYMALHLFSGMAVAPNVAMFHEKVKEEHRSTMLSVKSLITQGGALCGALTAGIVASKFGMSMAWTIAGIITFISATLYLAPSIKSFSKVMQKKLYEEQAEKLEKSLAEKALADVAESKV; translated from the coding sequence ATGAAAGGTATAATTTTAAAATTTGGACTAGTACAGGGGGGGCTTACAGCGATCAATGGCATGATCGCCCCCATCATGTTTTTGCTCTTTATGGATAAAGGCTTAGGTCTACTAGAGATGGGCCTGTTACTTGCCACCTCAACTCTTTTCGTCATATTGTTTGAGATCCCGTTTGGTTCTCTGGCTGATAATATTGGCCGCAAAAAGGTTTTCCTGATTGGTGAAGCTTGTTTGTTGGCAGTGATCGTTGGATTTTGGATGGCTGAGGACTTTTACAGTTTAATGCTTTTCATGGCGCTCAACGGAATTTCTACGGCACTATTCTCTGGCACGCTAGACGCACTATTCGTCGAAAGGTTCAATCAAAATAAGGCTAACAGTTCAATGAACTTGCTGGAAGCACAAGCCAGTTTGGGCAGCTTCCAAGTATTGGGACTAGCAATCGGAGCTATTACGGCGGGGTTAATCCCAGGCTGGTTTGAATGGCTGTCAAGTCAGCTAACTTATATCGATTTTTACGAAGTTAATTTTGTTTTGTTACTCCCATTCTTAGTACTGCATATGTTCGTTACCTATCGAATTATAGATGAATCTGATTTAGTCAAAATAAAACGTCCTAAAAATTCATTGTTCAAAGATATGAGTGAAATCATATCTAAAACGGGTGCTGAACTAGTGTCATGCCCGATATTAAAAGTATTACTCGTAATGGATTTTTTGGGCGGAGTTGCATTTATTTCCCTAGAACAGCTTTGGCAGCCGATGCTATCTGGAATCATTGATGAAAAAGAGTCAACTTGGATTTTCGGCGTCATCTATGCAATGAACTTTGTATGTCTTGGAATAGGACAAGGTTTGTCTATACCAGTTGCAAAATTATTCAAGAATAATTATGCGCCGATGTTGATTGTTTGCGAGTTTATTATTGGTGGCCTGTTCTTGCTGTTTGCTCTTCAAGGAAGCCTCACAGGCTTCATCTCAGTCTATATGGCGTTACACCTCTTTTCAGGTATGGCTGTTGCCCCAAATGTTGCAATGTTTCACGAAAAGGTCAAGGAAGAGCACCGCTCAACCATGTTGTCAGTTAAATCATTGATCACCCAAGGTGGCGCACTTTGTGGGGCCCTTACCGCAGGTATTGTGGCCAGCAAATTTGGCATGAGCATGGCTTGGACTATTGCAGGAATTATTACTTTCATTTCAGCAACTTTATATCTAGCTCCTTCAATAAAGTCATTTTCTAAAGTAATGCAGAAAAAACTATATGAAGAGCAAGCTGAGAAACTTGAAAAATCTCTCGCCGAAAAAGCATTAGCTGATGTGGCTGAAAGTAAAGTTTAG
- a CDS encoding type III PLP-dependent enzyme produces MMESIAQLKKHVTGLLHSKKISTPALVISLDLIERQFDLLQSILPRVEVHFSVKANPDRAVLSHLRHIGSSFEAASLGEIKQCLEAGSLPTQIHFGNSIKKRIDIKEARSLGITSFSVDSEQEVLKIAEMAPGSKVIVRLTTDGKGAIWGLTKKFGTSVDNAIALLKLSKELNLQPYGLSFHVGSQQMNPQAWSRALNNCQTVISELSTENINLTVINLGGGLPANGYLENGVSKEIDLASYLKMIRCHIEQFENDCGRHFKFMIEPGRFMVANTGLVVSEVVLDTTRESDGVKQRWIYMDVGKFNGLYEASDVSLPVHVLNSSQLHATESTMPMILSGPSCDSDDMLLPNNSYVVLPTNLKEGDHLVFSSTGAYSNSYATRNFNGLNPIEVVCLNGRGDVIKTGTHESREIFGMVG; encoded by the coding sequence ATGATGGAAAGTATTGCACAGTTAAAAAAGCATGTAACTGGGTTGTTACATTCAAAAAAAATAAGTACACCTGCTCTGGTTATTAGTCTGGACCTTATCGAACGACAGTTTGATTTGCTTCAATCTATATTGCCCCGAGTGGAAGTTCATTTTTCGGTCAAAGCCAATCCAGACCGTGCCGTACTTTCCCATTTAAGGCACATTGGCTCTAGCTTTGAAGCTGCAAGTTTAGGAGAGATTAAGCAGTGTTTAGAGGCCGGTAGTTTACCCACTCAAATTCACTTTGGTAACTCGATCAAAAAGCGAATTGACATAAAGGAAGCACGCTCATTAGGCATTACCTCATTCAGTGTGGATTCTGAGCAAGAAGTATTAAAAATAGCCGAAATGGCTCCCGGTTCAAAAGTGATAGTTCGATTAACCACGGATGGTAAGGGAGCAATCTGGGGGTTGACCAAAAAATTTGGTACATCGGTTGACAATGCCATCGCGTTATTAAAGTTATCAAAGGAGCTGAATTTGCAGCCTTATGGTTTGTCGTTCCATGTGGGCTCGCAGCAAATGAATCCTCAAGCATGGTCGAGAGCTTTAAATAATTGCCAGACAGTGATCAGTGAATTGTCTACTGAGAATATCAATTTGACGGTAATCAATCTAGGAGGAGGTCTCCCAGCTAATGGATATCTCGAAAATGGCGTATCAAAAGAAATAGATTTAGCTAGTTACTTGAAAATGATTAGGTGCCATATCGAACAGTTTGAAAATGACTGTGGTCGCCACTTTAAATTTATGATCGAACCTGGACGATTCATGGTCGCCAATACCGGACTTGTCGTAAGCGAAGTAGTGCTAGATACAACGAGAGAATCTGATGGAGTAAAGCAACGTTGGATTTACATGGATGTAGGGAAGTTTAACGGACTTTATGAAGCTAGTGACGTAAGCCTACCAGTTCACGTTTTGAATTCTAGTCAGCTTCACGCAACAGAAAGTACGATGCCAATGATCCTATCTGGTCCTAGTTGTGATAGCGACGATATGTTATTGCCAAATAACTCCTATGTTGTTCTGCCGACGAATCTTAAAGAGGGGGATCACTTGGTTTTCTCTTCTACAGGAGCTTATTCCAATAGCTATGCAACTAGAAATTTTAATGGATTAAATCCCATCGAAGTAGTTTGTTTAAATGGACGAGGCGACGTCATAAAAACAGGAACGCACGAGAGCCGTGAAATATTTGGAATGGTCGGTTGA
- a CDS encoding amino acid adenylation domain-containing protein, with the protein MNTTKDTSLLIHRVFEMQARTSPNSIAVRRNDQTISYRTLNSRANHLATNLQTRGVVPGDVVALWMSRTVEVMVAKMAILKCGAAYLPLDKNNPIKRTKEYLQNANAKAIIYDSDINQALTIGRFAINATKEHKLFTDEIEENLEVDINQNSKAYVMFTSGSSGKPKGVVVPHRAVVRLVRTTNYIEIASDDVFFSFAPMSFDASTFELWGALLNGATLALYSGESIDPNLFASEILEHNVTTLWLTAALFQLVASRYISSLKPIRTLLVGGDVVNPLMVNRVFDHFPDMTIINGYGPTENTTFTCCHRMTKQNRPISSIPIGTPISGTSIHILDTRLMIVPDGEVGELYTSGLGVALGYVNQVSGAFFENEQIAHGLIYRTGDLVKRNARGEIEFIGRIDNQVKIRGFRVSLEEIQHQLLSRKFISNAVVTLNKFDNGDQQLVAHIELVSMGLMSQKDIKNQLSEDLPNYMIPDLIYIENSLPITLNGKVDRNSILQASA; encoded by the coding sequence ATGAATACCACTAAGGATACTTCTCTACTAATTCACCGTGTATTTGAAATGCAGGCTCGTACAAGTCCCAATAGCATTGCAGTTCGGCGAAATGACCAAACGATCTCTTATCGTACTTTAAATTCGCGAGCTAACCACCTTGCTACAAACTTGCAAACAAGGGGAGTTGTTCCGGGGGATGTTGTAGCGCTATGGATGTCTCGAACGGTAGAAGTGATGGTTGCAAAAATGGCAATATTAAAGTGCGGCGCCGCTTATTTACCACTAGATAAAAATAACCCAATCAAGCGAACAAAAGAATATCTACAAAACGCCAATGCAAAAGCAATAATCTATGATTCCGATATTAACCAAGCGCTGACAATAGGAAGATTTGCGATCAACGCAACTAAAGAGCATAAACTCTTTACTGACGAGATTGAAGAAAACCTCGAAGTTGATATAAATCAAAATAGCAAAGCGTACGTAATGTTTACGTCTGGTTCTAGTGGAAAACCCAAGGGTGTCGTTGTTCCACATCGAGCGGTTGTTCGCTTAGTAAGAACTACCAATTACATTGAGATAGCTAGCGACGACGTGTTTTTTAGTTTTGCTCCAATGTCATTTGATGCTTCAACATTCGAATTGTGGGGCGCCTTATTAAATGGAGCCACATTAGCACTTTATTCAGGTGAATCGATTGACCCAAACCTCTTTGCTTCAGAAATTTTAGAGCATAATGTAACAACGCTATGGCTAACCGCGGCATTATTTCAGCTCGTCGCATCAAGATATATTTCATCGCTTAAACCCATCCGAACACTACTCGTCGGAGGGGATGTAGTTAACCCATTAATGGTAAATAGGGTCTTCGACCATTTTCCAGATATGACGATTATTAATGGGTATGGGCCTACCGAAAATACAACATTCACATGTTGCCACAGAATGACCAAACAAAATCGCCCCATCAGCAGCATACCAATTGGTACACCAATTAGTGGCACTTCAATACACATCTTAGATACAAGATTGATGATTGTACCCGATGGTGAGGTAGGGGAGTTATACACATCAGGCCTTGGAGTAGCACTGGGTTACGTAAATCAAGTATCAGGGGCGTTTTTCGAAAATGAACAAATAGCCCATGGCCTGATTTACCGAACAGGCGATCTGGTTAAACGAAATGCACGTGGCGAGATTGAATTTATTGGACGGATTGATAATCAAGTCAAAATTCGAGGCTTTAGAGTTTCCCTTGAGGAAATACAACATCAGTTATTGTCCAGGAAGTTCATCAGTAATGCCGTCGTGACGTTGAATAAATTCGACAATGGCGATCAGCAGCTAGTTGCGCACATAGAACTCGTTTCAATGGGCTTGATGAGTCAAAAAGATATTAAAAATCAGCTATCTGAAGATTTACCGAACTACATGATCCCTGATCTGATTTATATAGAAAATAGTTTACCAATTACGCTGAACGGAAAAGTTGATAGAAATAGCATTCTACAAGCATCTGCTTGA
- a CDS encoding acyl carrier protein, giving the protein MKEKTFIDTIKSVFSQSAILKNIDLDQDFFDVGASSLTVVDMQLQLEKSLGIEVPTSTLMTNPTINGWASAYNQVD; this is encoded by the coding sequence ATGAAAGAAAAAACATTTATAGACACAATTAAATCTGTATTTAGCCAGTCCGCAATTCTAAAAAATATTGACCTTGATCAGGATTTTTTTGATGTGGGAGCATCTTCGTTAACCGTAGTTGATATGCAGTTACAGCTCGAAAAATCATTAGGCATTGAAGTTCCTACTTCCACGCTGATGACGAATCCAACGATCAATGGTTGGGCCAGTGCATATAACCAAGTTGATTAA
- a CDS encoding chlorinating enzyme encodes MSNKFSMTAEELESFRKKGFAGPFDLYEADDIIAKYKNIRAGLFNREYAAYDLENTSLIAGYDRHLDVDELTEHVMRREIVDKIQSILGPDLICWRSEMFPKYPGDEGTDWHQADTFAHASGKPQIVWPMNDDFGGAVTVWTALTDVTEANGCLRFMPGTHEEMVYDESKEMKYNPEEVNRIEKEGVKRGFFGYDYRNLQKDPDFQPDESKAVSIEMKAGQFVIFWSTLMHSSLPNITENQTRMAVTARYVPSAVQVYPDTDTVEEYGSIMSLDKYGVVLASGKNNCQSNRLVEQNIRGKAFA; translated from the coding sequence ATGTCAAATAAATTTAGTATGACTGCAGAAGAGCTAGAATCATTCAGAAAAAAAGGATTTGCAGGTCCATTTGATTTATACGAAGCAGACGACATTATCGCCAAGTATAAGAACATTCGTGCCGGCCTTTTTAATCGAGAATACGCAGCCTATGACCTAGAAAATACTAGTTTAATCGCAGGTTATGATCGGCATCTAGACGTTGACGAATTAACTGAGCATGTAATGCGCAGAGAAATTGTCGACAAAATACAAAGTATTTTAGGCCCGGACCTTATTTGCTGGCGGTCTGAAATGTTTCCAAAATACCCTGGCGATGAAGGAACTGATTGGCATCAAGCAGATACCTTTGCCCATGCTTCAGGTAAGCCGCAAATCGTATGGCCGATGAATGATGATTTTGGAGGTGCAGTAACAGTTTGGACCGCTTTGACGGATGTTACCGAAGCCAACGGTTGCCTGCGTTTCATGCCTGGTACACACGAAGAGATGGTCTATGACGAATCCAAAGAGATGAAATACAATCCTGAGGAAGTAAATCGTATCGAAAAAGAGGGTGTAAAACGCGGATTTTTCGGATATGACTACAGGAATCTGCAAAAAGATCCAGATTTTCAACCAGATGAATCGAAAGCCGTGTCGATCGAAATGAAAGCCGGCCAGTTCGTAATTTTTTGGTCAACCTTAATGCATTCATCACTGCCTAATATCACCGAGAACCAGACGCGCATGGCTGTTACGGCACGTTACGTTCCTTCGGCGGTACAAGTCTACCCGGATACTGACACTGTAGAAGAGTACGGAAGTATTATGTCACTTGATAAATACGGTGTGGTTCTAGCTTCGGGTAAAAATAACTGCCAAAGCAATAGACTAGTCGAACAAAACATCAGAGGAAAAGCTTTTGCTTAA
- a CDS encoding YIP1 family protein, with protein MNTINSPMVLLDIFVAPSTVFTRLQSIKKWGWLGLLLLITMTIFSTISFYGNMSPDWIMEQQLLHAGEIAPAERDATIDMMSQAVEYLGLIGSVLSTIFLVFVCALSAGYLMLVSKLSANKNNYQFGDWFSFSIWSQMPLFINLFGFIIIFLTSSTPDLPLELPNYASLNQLYLGLVPGDVFFNFAENINLFYLWSIGLVTLGLMYCCQFSITKAIFFSLLPYLVVFGLWFLLLI; from the coding sequence ATGAACACAATAAATAGTCCGATGGTGCTCCTCGATATTTTTGTAGCGCCCTCTACAGTTTTCACGCGTCTTCAATCGATTAAGAAATGGGGTTGGTTAGGGCTATTACTCCTAATCACTATGACGATTTTTAGCACGATATCGTTCTATGGGAACATGTCACCAGATTGGATCATGGAACAGCAGTTGTTGCATGCTGGTGAAATTGCACCTGCAGAGCGAGATGCAACGATTGATATGATGAGTCAGGCAGTTGAGTATTTAGGACTCATAGGAAGCGTTTTATCAACAATCTTTTTAGTGTTTGTTTGTGCCCTGTCGGCAGGGTATTTGATGTTGGTCAGTAAGCTTTCAGCAAACAAAAACAACTACCAATTCGGCGATTGGTTTAGTTTTTCGATTTGGAGTCAAATGCCACTTTTTATAAACCTTTTTGGTTTTATAATCATTTTTTTAACATCATCGACGCCAGACCTTCCTTTGGAGTTGCCAAACTATGCTTCTTTAAATCAGCTTTATCTTGGTCTCGTTCCAGGTGATGTGTTTTTCAATTTCGCAGAGAATATCAATCTTTTTTATCTTTGGTCTATTGGCTTAGTAACATTGGGTCTGATGTATTGCTGTCAATTTTCGATAACAAAAGCGATTTTTTTCTCTTTACTACCATATCTTGTTGTATTCGGGTTGTGGTTCTTATTACTCATATAA
- a CDS encoding efflux RND transporter periplasmic adaptor subunit, translating to MKKLTIFIFILAGLVAVITVRNSFSNSSALEINSERVKEQVLSDSILASGNLIFDSQIEIRSEVTGIVTELSVEEGQYIDKGAQLLQLDATAYIADVQKFESAVKAQEIEIEYAEEISRDLQRQLETKRELYKNNSLGLETLKQIESEHRVARIKVEAAKESLNQQTALLAYAQDRLKKTTFRAAMSGLVSSVDVKTGETVIASTTNILGSSLITLADPTTILAELRIDEADRANVKHGQTVNIFTASDPKTGVEGRVKSIGTSARSENGNKGLFYIVKVELENQEQLFPGMSCRAEIVTSTSNPSLSVPISAVRKENEDYFVWVIDDDTVKKQTVTVGMATDTQQSITSGLQLLDVVVTGPSRLFSQFKDGIGVKQKDNHL from the coding sequence GTGAAAAAACTAACAATATTCATATTCATCTTAGCAGGACTGGTTGCAGTGATTACTGTCAGAAACTCCTTCTCTAATAGCTCTGCGCTGGAGATCAATAGTGAGAGAGTAAAAGAGCAAGTTCTATCTGACAGTATACTAGCCTCTGGGAATCTTATTTTTGATTCTCAGATCGAAATACGCTCAGAGGTAACCGGGATCGTTACAGAATTATCGGTTGAAGAGGGGCAATATATTGATAAAGGTGCTCAGCTATTGCAGTTAGATGCCACTGCTTATATCGCGGACGTTCAAAAGTTTGAGTCAGCGGTTAAAGCCCAGGAAATTGAAATCGAATATGCTGAGGAAATCAGTCGTGATTTGCAAAGGCAACTCGAAACCAAGAGAGAGTTATATAAAAACAATAGTTTAGGGCTTGAGACTTTAAAACAAATAGAAAGTGAACACCGTGTCGCTCGAATTAAAGTAGAAGCCGCTAAGGAAAGTTTGAATCAACAGACTGCTCTGTTAGCTTACGCGCAAGATAGATTGAAAAAAACAACGTTTAGGGCGGCCATGTCCGGTCTAGTTTCGTCCGTAGACGTGAAGACTGGTGAAACTGTAATTGCAAGTACAACTAATATTTTAGGGTCATCCTTAATTACTCTCGCGGATCCAACCACTATTCTCGCAGAGTTACGTATTGACGAAGCAGATAGAGCGAATGTTAAACATGGACAAACCGTAAATATATTTACGGCATCGGACCCGAAGACAGGGGTTGAAGGACGAGTCAAAAGTATTGGCACCTCTGCACGCAGTGAGAATGGTAATAAAGGGCTTTTCTACATCGTTAAAGTAGAGTTAGAAAATCAAGAGCAACTCTTTCCTGGAATGAGTTGTCGCGCAGAAATCGTAACGAGTACATCGAACCCTTCATTGAGCGTGCCAATATCGGCCGTCAGAAAAGAAAATGAAGATTATTTTGTATGGGTTATTGATGACGATACAGTTAAAAAACAAACCGTGACTGTAGGAATGGCGACAGACACTCAACAATCGATCACCTCTGGCTTGCAGTTATTAGATGTTGTTGTGACTGGGCCAAGCCGACTATTTAGTCAATTTAAAGATGGTATTGGCGTCAAGCAAAAAGATAACCACTTATGA
- a CDS encoding ABC transporter ATP-binding protein, giving the protein MKQSIIKLNSISKQYQMADEIFYALREIDLSINENEYVAITGPSGSGKSTLMNILGCLDSSSNGSYWLDGVNTANQNETFLAQVRNRSIGFIFQSFNLLPRTSVLNNVIQPLIYRLMPQEERKNRAIKALKQVGLVDKMNHLPNQLSGGQRQRVAIARALVTEPAILLGDEPTGNLDSRTTAEIMRLFDQLHDKGHTIVLVTHEKEIANHCERVIRLVDGAIESDHENLNRQMVTTESGEYLYA; this is encoded by the coding sequence ATGAAACAATCGATAATAAAATTAAATAGTATTTCTAAACAATATCAGATGGCTGATGAAATATTCTACGCATTAAGAGAAATAGATCTATCAATTAATGAAAATGAATATGTTGCGATAACAGGTCCTTCAGGATCCGGCAAATCGACCCTAATGAATATACTCGGTTGCTTGGACTCAAGTAGCAACGGTAGCTATTGGTTAGATGGTGTAAATACCGCCAATCAAAATGAAACGTTTCTTGCCCAGGTGAGGAACCGATCTATTGGTTTTATTTTTCAAAGTTTTAATCTTTTACCTCGTACTTCAGTTTTGAATAATGTCATACAGCCACTAATCTATCGGCTTATGCCGCAAGAGGAGCGTAAAAACAGAGCAATAAAAGCACTCAAGCAAGTAGGCCTAGTTGACAAGATGAATCATCTACCCAACCAACTTTCCGGGGGCCAACGACAGCGGGTTGCGATAGCAAGAGCCTTAGTTACCGAACCAGCGATTCTACTAGGTGATGAACCAACTGGAAATTTGGACAGCCGCACGACTGCGGAGATTATGCGACTTTTTGATCAGCTCCATGACAAAGGCCATACAATCGTCCTGGTTACACATGAAAAGGAAATTGCGAATCACTGTGAACGGGTAATTCGATTAGTCGATGGCGCTATTGAGTCTGACCATGAAAACCTAAATCGACAGATGGTAACAACTGAGTCAGGAGAATACTTATATGCATAA
- a CDS encoding ABC transporter permease — translation MHNMINVGYQGLKAAMQAITANAMRSVLTTLGIIIGVTSVIAVVAVMNGLSANISRQLNDLGSDMVTLKAYTNANQEMLGFTNKLSYDDFLMLKGKVNTVEDMTVSMRAYSLGASVQYGRQSTQTQIVGTDSSYQNVVSIYPEVGRFLSESDDLRRRRVAFVGSSVIKDLQLPTDPTGEFIKLSGDSFRIIGVAETLGSLLGFDQDNYIIAPFSTIRSLNGSKATDNVEIMFRPKAGIDLEVVKQQMLQILRNRHKIEEGDGDHFEFVTAEKTKEQFDSVLQSVTLVASGIVAISLLVGGIGIMNIMLVSVTERTKEIGIAKALGASSNFILFQFLIEALVLSLLGGVVGIILGYLLAGFITVFMPGSPDVIIPFWAIMLSFGFTTAIGVFFGLAPAVKASKLVPVEALRYE, via the coding sequence ATGCATAATATGATTAATGTTGGGTATCAAGGCCTAAAAGCAGCAATGCAAGCTATAACGGCGAATGCTATGCGAAGTGTGTTGACAACGCTGGGGATAATTATAGGTGTTACGTCAGTAATCGCAGTAGTAGCCGTCATGAATGGTTTGAGTGCAAATATTAGCAGACAGTTAAACGACTTAGGCAGTGATATGGTCACTCTGAAGGCCTATACCAATGCTAATCAAGAAATGCTGGGATTTACTAATAAGCTAAGTTATGACGATTTCTTAATGCTCAAAGGCAAGGTCAATACAGTTGAAGATATGACAGTTAGTATGAGGGCTTACAGTCTAGGCGCGAGTGTCCAATATGGAAGGCAATCGACACAAACACAGATCGTTGGTACAGATAGTAGTTACCAAAATGTCGTCAGCATTTATCCTGAGGTGGGTCGATTTCTTTCCGAAAGTGACGATTTAAGGCGTCGACGAGTTGCTTTTGTGGGTAGTTCGGTAATCAAAGACCTTCAGTTACCGACCGATCCGACAGGCGAATTCATAAAATTGAGTGGTGATTCATTTAGAATAATAGGTGTAGCTGAAACTTTGGGAAGCCTTCTAGGTTTTGACCAAGATAACTACATTATAGCTCCATTCAGCACCATTCGTTCTCTTAATGGAAGCAAAGCAACTGACAATGTAGAAATTATGTTCAGGCCAAAAGCCGGTATCGATTTAGAGGTCGTTAAACAACAGATGTTACAGATCCTTAGAAACAGACATAAAATCGAAGAGGGAGATGGCGATCATTTTGAGTTTGTTACCGCTGAGAAGACTAAGGAACAATTTGATAGCGTACTTCAGTCAGTAACACTTGTTGCTTCTGGAATCGTCGCGATCAGCTTGTTAGTTGGTGGTATAGGAATAATGAATATTATGTTGGTATCCGTGACGGAGCGAACCAAGGAAATTGGTATCGCAAAAGCGTTAGGAGCCTCATCAAATTTTATACTTTTCCAGTTTCTAATCGAAGCACTAGTTCTATCACTCCTAGGTGGAGTTGTCGGCATTATACTTGGGTATCTGCTGGCAGGATTTATCACGGTTTTCATGCCAGGATCGCCTGATGTCATTATACCATTTTGGGCCATCATGTTGTCTTTTGGTTTTACTACCGCAATCGGCGTATTTTTCGGATTAGCGCCAGCGGTTAAAGCCTCAAAACTAGTGCCTGTCGAAGCACTGCGTTATGAATAA
- a CDS encoding alpha/beta fold hydrolase, whose product MSESQWLLKPEKKKNAKLKLFCFSYAGGNGSTFISLNDRLPEEVELNVVQLPGHGARFSETLHSDMDDLVAGMLVEFKKELNCPYVLFGHSLGSMIATELMYQCHKAGFSLPQYFIASGCRSPKLKSRKGAIHELPDEAFKSVLKKLNGTPDLLLENPDLMDLFLPLLRADFKLSNDYQFKHEHRFNCKASIFGGQDDIDVGLDDLNAWQQMFSLKAKIELFPGDHFFIESVKSMVWDQVIKLINESLLELNKSNLGRNYAEDKGSKILCSESSVAANRPDMVY is encoded by the coding sequence ATGTCAGAGTCACAGTGGTTGTTAAAACCAGAAAAGAAAAAAAATGCTAAATTGAAGCTATTTTGTTTTTCGTATGCTGGAGGCAATGGTTCTACATTTATATCATTGAATGATAGATTACCTGAAGAAGTTGAGTTAAATGTGGTTCAACTACCTGGTCATGGCGCTAGATTTTCTGAAACGTTACACAGCGACATGGATGACTTAGTTGCTGGTATGTTAGTGGAATTCAAGAAGGAATTGAACTGCCCCTACGTTTTATTTGGACATAGTCTTGGTAGTATGATTGCAACAGAACTTATGTATCAATGTCATAAAGCTGGCTTTTCTTTACCGCAGTATTTCATTGCGTCAGGATGTCGTTCTCCAAAGCTAAAAAGCCGCAAAGGTGCTATACATGAATTGCCAGATGAGGCATTTAAATCTGTATTGAAAAAGTTAAACGGCACACCTGATCTCCTGTTAGAAAATCCTGATTTAATGGATCTGTTCTTACCACTTTTGAGAGCAGACTTTAAGTTATCAAATGACTATCAATTTAAGCATGAACACCGGTTTAATTGCAAAGCTTCGATTTTTGGTGGTCAAGATGATATTGACGTGGGACTTGATGATCTTAATGCTTGGCAGCAAATGTTTAGTCTAAAAGCAAAGATTGAACTATTCCCAGGTGACCATTTTTTTATTGAAAGTGTTAAATCTATGGTTTGGGACCAAGTTATAAAACTCATCAATGAATCGCTATTGGAATTAAATAAGTCGAATTTAGGTCGCAATTACGCAGAAGATAAAGGTAGCAAAATACTTTGTTCTGAGTCTAGTGTCGCGGCAAATCGGCCAGATATGGTATATTAA
- a CDS encoding 4'-phosphopantetheinyl transferase superfamily protein — MPISNPAKVKNATDPFLYIKKIIPFDLMQSVVFYQCDFFVQHYQQHLFSLYQVDFPSSLKNAVPKRQAEYLAGRYAAKQVLKNKGAIFTGVKIGADRSPVWPRGIIGSISHNHSTAVCAAAFTKEVQCLGIDLEDWISPSVVKEIKSGVVKPDEEKLLHASSLGFDKAFTLAFSAKESLFKALYPLVGYYFDFDAAQLIEINESENKLSMTLRKDLTPDLPAGTCLNGYYCWNAERVLTLIEKSAEEYE; from the coding sequence ATGCCTATTTCAAATCCAGCTAAAGTAAAGAATGCTACTGATCCTTTTTTGTATATAAAAAAAATCATACCATTCGACCTGATGCAATCTGTTGTTTTCTATCAATGTGATTTTTTTGTACAACATTATCAGCAACATTTATTCTCACTGTATCAAGTCGATTTTCCTTCATCGTTGAAAAATGCCGTACCTAAACGCCAAGCAGAATATTTAGCTGGCCGCTACGCTGCGAAGCAAGTTCTAAAAAATAAAGGGGCTATTTTTACAGGAGTTAAGATAGGTGCTGACAGATCACCTGTATGGCCAAGAGGGATTATTGGCTCTATAAGTCATAATCATTCAACTGCTGTTTGCGCGGCAGCATTTACTAAAGAAGTTCAGTGTTTAGGGATTGATCTAGAGGATTGGATCAGTCCATCAGTAGTAAAGGAGATTAAAAGCGGCGTTGTTAAGCCTGACGAGGAAAAATTATTGCATGCTTCTTCGCTTGGCTTCGATAAAGCATTCACATTAGCATTTTCCGCCAAAGAAAGTTTGTTTAAGGCGCTTTATCCTTTAGTGGGATATTACTTTGATTTTGATGCCGCGCAGTTAATTGAAATTAATGAAAGTGAAAACAAACTTAGTATGACGTTACGCAAAGATTTAACGCCAGATCTTCCGGCAGGTACCTGTTTAAATGGATATTATTGTTGGAATGCCGAGCGAGTATTAACTTTAATAGAAAAAAGTGCGGAGGAATATGAATAA